Proteins found in one Miscanthus floridulus cultivar M001 chromosome 4, ASM1932011v1, whole genome shotgun sequence genomic segment:
- the LOC136548365 gene encoding uncharacterized protein has protein sequence MATTGTGMASSSSSSTNPSNTIIALLVLLMTTILSAAPPVAGEPPSVVPFACKDAFAASGGTFTEDFCLSTLQGSKSSVGAADYADLALVAVDLVTANATVTEAKIDALLASNNISGAAVVEGLQSCRALYGTVLRQYQPECRAAVKDGRYGDGKACLGRTAQAAGTCEWWFQQRKLASPVAREDAVLAKLANLAIALASISR, from the coding sequence ATGGCAACCACCGGGACAGGCAtggcctcctcttcctcctcctccaccaatcCTAGCAACACCATTATTGCGCTCCTCGTGCTCCTGATGACAACCATCTTGTCCGCCGCACCACCGGTCGCCGGGGAGCCACCCAGCGTGGTGCCCTTTGCGTGCAAGGATGCCTTCGCCGCCAGCGGCGGCACTTTCACCGAGGACTTCTGCCTGTCGACGCTTCAGGGCAGCAAAAGCAGCGTCGGCGCTGCGGACTACGCCGACCTGGCCCTCGTCGCGGTGGACCTCGTCACGGCGAACGCCACGGTCACCGAGGCCAAGATCGACGCCCTGCTTGCCAGCAATAACATTAGTGGTGCGGCAGTCGTCGAGGGGCTGCAGTCGTGCCGGGCGCTGTACGGCACGGTGCTGCGGCAGTATCAGCCGGAGTGCCGCGCCGCTGTGAAGGACGGCAGGTACGGCGACGGGAAGGCGTGCCTGGGCAGGACGGCGCAGGCGGCTGGGACGTGCGAGTGGTGGTTCCAGCAGCGGAAGCTGGCGTCGCCGGTGGCACGGGAGGACgccgtcctcgccaagctcgccAACCTCGCCATCGCGCTGGCTTCCATTTCCAGATGA